A stretch of the Marivirga tractuosa DSM 4126 genome encodes the following:
- a CDS encoding PA0069 family radical SAM protein, with protein MNPSQNIKGRGAQQRLSNSFSKQEFSTEWDEGIDEYTHLDKPSTQIFYEHPKKIINKVSSPDVGMDYSINPYQGCEHGCVYCYARNSHEYWGWDAGLDFESKIIVKKNAAELLEKELLNPKWKVKPIVLSGNTDCYQPLERKLRITRSLLKVMAKYRHPVGIITKNTGFLEDMDILEDLAKDNLVRVILSITSLDEKLRSVLEPRTASSIKKLQAIKILGEKGIPVSIMNAPIIPGLNHSEIPEIIKKAAENGAADAGYTVVRLNGRIAEIFKKWLENYFPDRFEKVWHQIENLHQGKVNDSNWGHRMRGNGAEADMINQLFHMAKKKYMKGGQKIQLDTSAFRRGGAFPLF; from the coding sequence GTGAATCCATCGCAAAACATAAAAGGAAGAGGCGCGCAGCAACGATTGTCCAACTCATTTTCCAAACAAGAATTTAGCACAGAGTGGGACGAGGGGATTGATGAATATACGCATTTAGATAAGCCAAGCACTCAAATATTTTACGAACACCCGAAAAAAATCATTAATAAAGTGAGCAGTCCGGATGTTGGTATGGATTACTCTATAAACCCCTACCAAGGATGCGAACATGGTTGTGTTTATTGTTATGCTCGAAATTCCCACGAATATTGGGGCTGGGATGCAGGCCTAGATTTTGAATCCAAAATTATTGTCAAAAAGAATGCTGCTGAACTACTTGAAAAAGAGCTTTTAAACCCTAAATGGAAAGTTAAGCCTATTGTGCTTTCCGGGAATACAGATTGTTATCAACCACTGGAAAGAAAGCTCAGAATTACTAGAAGTCTATTAAAGGTAATGGCGAAATATCGACATCCCGTGGGAATCATCACCAAAAACACAGGCTTTTTGGAGGATATGGATATTCTGGAAGATTTGGCAAAAGATAACTTAGTTCGAGTTATTTTATCCATCACCAGCTTGGATGAAAAGTTAAGGTCAGTTTTGGAACCCAGAACTGCTTCTTCTATAAAAAAGCTACAAGCCATCAAAATTTTGGGTGAAAAAGGAATTCCTGTTTCCATTATGAATGCCCCAATCATTCCCGGCTTAAACCATAGTGAGATTCCTGAAATCATAAAAAAAGCAGCTGAAAATGGAGCTGCGGACGCAGGTTATACAGTTGTTCGATTGAACGGCAGAATAGCTGAAATTTTTAAGAAATGGCTAGAAAATTATTTTCCTGATCGATTTGAAAAAGTCTGGCATCAAATTGAAAACCTTCATCAAGGAAAAGTAAATGATTCCAATTGGGGGCATAGAATGAGAGGGAATGGCGCTGAAGCTGATATGATCAATCAACTCTTTCATATGGCTAAGAAGAAATATATGAAAGGCGGTCAAAAGATTCAGCTAGATACTTCTGCCTTTAGAAGAGGCGGTGCGTTCCCACTATTTTGA
- a CDS encoding MCP four helix bundle domain-containing protein has protein sequence MHFSYFVQQKLKLASALAIILIIVLVNNRLQNNNLTELGETFGSVYKDRLLVENYIFKMANATHEKKYLLTQIDRRKDQAIKEEINSINQKMDSIISDYQKTYLTINENKIFKDYLKNNTRLRVLEQNPESQIFQLNDLYNRNVAMLTELSKIQMIEGEALYNNSQSIVTSNASISYLELGLLIILGLISQALIFNSKSLNNRLRKDQNNLPLN, from the coding sequence ATGCACTTTTCCTATTTTGTCCAACAAAAACTTAAATTAGCCTCAGCTTTAGCCATCATTTTAATCATTGTCTTGGTTAACAACAGATTGCAAAATAATAATCTTACAGAGTTAGGAGAGACATTTGGCTCCGTGTATAAAGACCGTCTGCTTGTGGAGAATTACATTTTTAAGATGGCAAATGCCACCCATGAAAAAAAGTATTTGCTAACACAAATTGATAGAAGAAAGGATCAAGCCATTAAAGAGGAAATCAATTCCATTAACCAAAAAATGGATTCCATAATTTCCGATTACCAAAAAACCTACCTTACAATTAATGAAAACAAGATTTTCAAAGATTATCTCAAAAACAATACTCGACTTAGGGTATTGGAGCAAAATCCAGAATCTCAAATTTTTCAACTGAATGATTTGTATAATAGAAATGTGGCAATGTTGACAGAATTATCCAAAATTCAGATGATAGAAGGAGAAGCATTGTACAATAATTCTCAATCAATAGTCACGAGCAATGCCAGCATTTCCTATTTGGAATTGGGTTTATTAATCATATTGGGCCTTATATCACAAGCATTGATTTTTAATTCAAAATCCCTCAATAATAGGTTGAGAAAAGATCAAAATAACCTGCCTTTAAATTAA
- a CDS encoding alpha-amylase family glycosyl hydrolase — translation MTFLKSTLLFFLVILPSAALSQSTTVEFQVNMKEQITQGNFNPNADFVDIAGSFNDWGSPALVLSDDNSDGIYVAEETFNIGQQIELKARINGSWDGTEEFPGGGANRSFTIEENDVIAFWYNDEVPNDVLQVNISASSNFAIPGEVIQFTDLSNGNPASWEWSFAGGTPSSSAEQYPVVSYANEGSFDVSLSIQNADGESETKVFENFVTIGNTDTYWWNETVFYEIFVRSFYDSDGDGIGDFQGLIQKLDYLNDGNPATHHDLGVKGIWLMPIHQSPSYHGYDVTDYRELESDYGTNEDFKEFIAAAHERGIKVIIDYVMNHSSSEHPWFRDSKNPADEKRDWYVWEDSNPGGSGPWGQNVWHQSNGDYYYGLFWGGMPDINYETPGVKEEMFDISTFWLEEMNVDGFRLDAVKYIYETEEGLEDVEETFQFWKDFRTHYKSINPNSFSVGEAWTSTNKAREYVGKDGLDYVFEFDLANAIIGAVINGNADGLVAKSQEVMGSYPYLQFGTFLTNHDMDRVMNVLGSDKAKAKQVAELLMTLPGIPYLYYGEEIGMLGQKPDEDIRLPMQWSDASNAGFTTGSPWRAPESDYPDKNVAEQQTAPESLWRVYQDAISTRNSQQALRTGNYSSISSSDNSIFSFIRQENEEQIIVVANLTSSSKSNIAINLNSSSLIAGSYQLVDLLSGNQVDLTINSGGSFNLDIAEMEAHSTHIYKLMTAEETTTSVELMVDMNDLIEDGGFDPDSESVILISSENETGAEEQSLNDENGDGIYTSSLADITIGSAIEFKFGINEVENGREEFPNSDKLRTYRLKEGENQVLNTYNQLGSPITAIDSAFNPRNEFQIYPNPAQESIFIKWEDQTAEIVSYKILDVKGRVKLEGQFENQQSLINVQSLSEGLYFLQLRNGRQVVSKKFLVD, via the coding sequence ATGACATTTTTAAAATCTACTCTATTATTCTTTTTAGTCATTCTTCCTTCGGCTGCGTTGTCTCAGTCCACTACTGTCGAATTTCAGGTGAATATGAAGGAGCAAATCACTCAAGGAAATTTTAATCCCAATGCTGATTTTGTTGATATAGCAGGTTCATTCAACGATTGGGGAAGCCCTGCTTTAGTTTTAAGTGATGATAATTCAGATGGGATTTATGTAGCTGAAGAAACATTTAATATTGGACAACAAATTGAATTAAAAGCCCGAATCAATGGCAGCTGGGATGGAACTGAAGAGTTCCCTGGAGGTGGAGCTAATCGTAGTTTCACGATTGAAGAAAATGATGTGATAGCATTTTGGTATAATGATGAAGTCCCAAATGATGTCCTCCAAGTCAATATTTCTGCCTCTTCAAATTTTGCTATCCCTGGAGAAGTGATTCAGTTTACAGATTTATCAAATGGAAACCCTGCCAGCTGGGAATGGAGCTTTGCTGGTGGAACACCCAGTTCTAGTGCAGAACAATATCCAGTTGTCAGTTATGCCAATGAAGGAAGTTTTGATGTGAGTCTAAGCATTCAAAATGCAGATGGGGAAAGTGAGACTAAAGTCTTTGAAAATTTTGTCACCATAGGAAACACCGATACTTACTGGTGGAATGAAACGGTATTTTATGAAATATTTGTTCGCAGTTTTTACGATTCTGATGGCGATGGAATTGGGGATTTTCAAGGGCTCATTCAAAAATTAGATTACCTTAATGATGGGAATCCTGCAACGCATCATGATTTGGGCGTTAAAGGCATTTGGTTAATGCCCATTCATCAGTCACCCAGCTATCATGGCTATGATGTAACCGATTATCGTGAGCTAGAAAGTGATTACGGTACTAATGAAGATTTTAAGGAATTTATAGCTGCAGCTCACGAACGCGGTATAAAAGTTATCATTGATTATGTGATGAACCATAGTTCCAGTGAACATCCATGGTTCCGAGATTCCAAAAATCCTGCTGATGAAAAAAGAGATTGGTACGTTTGGGAAGACAGCAATCCAGGAGGAAGTGGTCCTTGGGGACAAAATGTTTGGCATCAAAGCAATGGAGATTATTATTACGGTCTTTTTTGGGGAGGAATGCCTGACATTAATTATGAAACGCCAGGCGTAAAAGAAGAAATGTTTGATATTTCTACTTTCTGGCTAGAAGAAATGAATGTTGATGGGTTCCGATTGGATGCAGTAAAATATATTTATGAAACAGAGGAAGGCTTGGAAGACGTGGAAGAAACCTTTCAGTTTTGGAAAGATTTCCGAACGCATTATAAGTCCATAAATCCAAATTCATTTTCAGTTGGTGAAGCATGGACTTCGACAAATAAAGCAAGAGAGTATGTTGGTAAGGATGGCTTAGATTATGTATTTGAATTTGATTTAGCCAATGCTATTATTGGTGCTGTAATCAATGGAAATGCAGATGGTTTAGTGGCAAAATCACAGGAAGTGATGGGCAGCTATCCTTATCTTCAGTTTGGCACCTTCCTAACCAATCATGATATGGATCGGGTGATGAATGTTTTAGGAAGCGATAAAGCCAAAGCCAAGCAAGTAGCTGAATTATTAATGACCTTGCCAGGTATACCGTATCTTTACTATGGAGAAGAAATCGGGATGTTAGGGCAAAAACCTGATGAAGATATCCGATTGCCCATGCAATGGAGTGATGCTTCTAATGCTGGATTCACTACTGGAAGCCCATGGAGAGCACCAGAATCAGATTATCCAGATAAAAATGTAGCTGAGCAACAGACAGCACCCGAATCGCTCTGGCGAGTCTATCAAGATGCGATTTCAACAAGAAATAGCCAGCAAGCTTTGAGAACAGGAAATTACAGCTCTATTTCTTCATCTGACAATTCTATATTCAGCTTTATCAGACAAGAAAATGAAGAGCAAATTATTGTGGTGGCTAATTTAACAAGTAGTAGCAAAAGCAATATTGCGATAAATTTAAACAGTTCCAGCTTAATTGCGGGAAGTTACCAATTAGTGGATTTGCTCAGTGGAAATCAAGTGGATTTGACCATTAATTCTGGTGGTAGTTTCAACTTGGATATAGCTGAAATGGAAGCTCATTCAACTCATATTTATAAGTTGATGACAGCCGAGGAAACCACCACATCAGTTGAATTAATGGTAGATATGAATGATTTAATTGAAGATGGAGGCTTTGATCCTGATTCAGAATCGGTGATTTTGATTTCAAGTGAAAACGAAACGGGAGCTGAAGAACAGTCTTTAAATGATGAAAATGGGGATGGAATTTATACAAGTTCTTTAGCAGATATTACTATTGGTTCAGCCATTGAGTTTAAGTTTGGTATTAATGAAGTTGAGAATGGAAGAGAAGAATTTCCAAATAGTGATAAACTTCGCACTTACCGATTGAAGGAAGGTGAGAATCAAGTTTTAAACACTTATAATCAGTTGGGTAGTCCAATTACAGCTATTGATTCAGCCTTCAATCCTAGAAATGAATTTCAAATTTATCCTAATCCTGCCCAGGAAAGCATTTTTATAAAATGGGAAGATCAAACAGCTGAAATAGTCAGTTATAAAATTTTGGATGTTAAAGGGAGAGTCAAATTGGAAGGTCAATTTGAAAATCAGCAGTCCTTGATTAATGTTCAAAGTCTGTCCGAAGGGCTTTACTTTTTACAGTTAAGAAATGGGAGGCAAGTGGTAAGTAAGAAGTTTTTGGTAGATTAA
- a CDS encoding DUF1697 domain-containing protein: METKIAILRGINVGGKRKILMADLKTLMQNLGYENIQTYIQSGNLIFEAGERQQNDQLAENIESAILKQFDFQVPVIVLSKNEIESAIANNPFYTADADINKLHLTFLNKIPEQDKQEQLETVNYKPDQFKIMGKNVFIYCEGSYHKSKLTNAFFEKKLKVKATTRNWKTVLKLWELSRE; the protein is encoded by the coding sequence ATGGAAACAAAAATTGCAATTCTGAGAGGAATAAATGTTGGCGGTAAAAGAAAAATCCTCATGGCAGATTTGAAAACATTGATGCAGAATCTGGGCTATGAAAATATCCAAACTTATATCCAAAGTGGAAATTTGATTTTCGAAGCAGGTGAAAGGCAGCAAAATGACCAATTAGCTGAAAATATTGAGTCTGCTATTTTAAAACAATTTGATTTTCAAGTGCCAGTAATTGTACTGTCAAAAAATGAAATTGAAAGTGCTATAGCCAACAATCCATTTTATACTGCAGATGCTGATATCAATAAATTGCACCTTACTTTTTTAAATAAAATACCCGAACAAGACAAACAGGAGCAACTGGAAACTGTAAATTATAAGCCTGACCAATTTAAAATAATGGGGAAAAATGTCTTCATTTATTGCGAAGGCAGCTATCATAAATCCAAACTGACCAATGCCTTTTTCGAAAAGAAACTAAAAGTAAAAGCCACCACAAGAAATTGGAAGACGGTTTTGAAGCTTTGGGAGTTAAGTAGAGAATAA
- a CDS encoding pirin family protein — MKKILYKSDSRGHANHGWLDTHHTFSFASYYNPDRIHFGALRVLNDDKITSGTGFPKHPHENMEIISIPLRGDLAHEDSMGNQATIKQGDVQVMSAGTGVTHSEFNPNKDIGTEFLQIWVFPNKENIEPRYGQVHYAVAERKNSFQMVVSPKEAGLDTWIQQDAWFHLADFEKGFEKSYELKKKDNGLFVFLLEGEIEIEGEKLEKRDGIGLLNLDEVNIKANEDSEMLLMEVPMEW, encoded by the coding sequence ATGAAAAAAATACTGTATAAATCAGATTCAAGAGGCCACGCTAATCATGGATGGCTAGATACGCATCATACCTTCAGTTTTGCATCCTATTACAATCCGGATAGAATTCATTTTGGGGCACTACGGGTATTGAATGATGATAAAATTACAAGTGGAACAGGTTTTCCAAAGCACCCACACGAAAATATGGAAATTATTTCTATCCCATTAAGAGGTGATTTGGCTCATGAAGATAGTATGGGAAATCAGGCGACTATTAAGCAAGGGGATGTGCAGGTAATGTCAGCCGGTACTGGAGTCACACATTCAGAATTTAATCCGAATAAAGATATTGGAACGGAATTTTTGCAAATCTGGGTTTTCCCAAATAAAGAAAATATCGAACCTAGATATGGCCAAGTGCACTATGCTGTGGCAGAGAGAAAAAACAGTTTCCAAATGGTGGTTTCACCAAAAGAAGCAGGATTAGATACTTGGATTCAACAAGATGCGTGGTTTCACTTAGCTGATTTTGAAAAGGGATTTGAAAAAAGCTATGAATTGAAAAAAAAGGATAACGGATTGTTTGTATTCTTGCTTGAGGGCGAAATTGAAATTGAAGGTGAAAAGCTTGAAAAGCGCGATGGAATCGGTTTGTTAAATCTGGACGAAGTAAATATAAAAGCAAACGAAGATTCTGAAATGCTGCTGATGGAAGTTCCAATGGAATGGTAA
- a CDS encoding TPM domain-containing protein, translating into MKNIYLIFVALFISTSVFAQDEIPPRPNPPKLVNDLTNTLSKGEQQQLERKLVAYNDSTSTQVVILIVPTYGQYDPNQFGVAVFDKWKIGQADKDNGLLITVAMQDRKMFINTGYGLEDVVPDGAASTIINEYMKPAFRNNNYYKGLDDATSIVFDLASGKYTADKLADNDAGKGIGLGAFLIFFFIIITIISRIRRVRKHHMGGGSLDMITLMMLLGNSGRSHGGTFGDFNSGGGGFGGGGGFGGFGGGMTGGGGAGGSW; encoded by the coding sequence ATGAAAAATATTTACCTAATCTTTGTAGCGCTATTTATTTCCACTTCGGTTTTTGCACAGGATGAAATCCCGCCAAGACCCAATCCTCCGAAGTTGGTGAATGATTTAACAAATACCTTGAGCAAAGGGGAACAACAACAATTAGAACGTAAACTTGTAGCTTATAACGACAGTACTTCAACTCAAGTGGTGATTTTGATTGTTCCGACTTATGGCCAATACGATCCTAATCAATTTGGAGTGGCCGTATTTGATAAATGGAAGATCGGTCAGGCTGACAAAGACAATGGCTTACTGATTACTGTTGCGATGCAAGATCGCAAAATGTTTATCAACACAGGCTATGGATTGGAAGATGTGGTTCCTGATGGCGCAGCAAGTACTATTATCAACGAATACATGAAACCAGCTTTCCGAAATAATAATTATTACAAAGGGTTGGATGATGCTACCAGTATTGTTTTTGATTTAGCTTCTGGAAAATATACCGCAGACAAATTAGCAGATAATGATGCCGGTAAAGGCATTGGCCTTGGGGCATTTTTAATATTTTTCTTTATTATCATCACCATTATCTCCCGAATAAGAAGAGTTAGAAAACATCACATGGGCGGAGGAAGTTTAGATATGATCACCTTAATGATGCTATTAGGTAATAGTGGAAGAAGTCATGGTGGAACTTTTGGAGATTTTAACTCAGGTGGAGGAGGCTTCGGTGGAGGCGGTGGTTTTGGCGGCTTCGGTGGCGGAATGACCGGAGGTGGTGGTGCTGGAGGAAGCTGGTAA
- a CDS encoding TonB-dependent receptor family protein, producing MYRFLIFLICFCALMGSVHAQEIRNDSILEVVTVTGFSKGEQINKQSAPIAYLSPKELDNFSPHNPVMAWNTLPGVNLEQRAISSYRVSIRGSSIRSPFGVRDVKVYWNGLPFTEANGSTALNLFSNTQMQELEVVKGPAGSLFGAGLGGVMQINNFPSQQESPLQIQVSGGSFNQLNAGVKGQIESGKWSTFYAVDHQQNDGYRDHNALDRQNYQISSRYQINDNHQLDFHLLYNDLFYEIPGGLTAEQFAEDPSQARAGSAPQNSSIDQRTVFYGVGYTSFFGDNLSQSTHIAGTYTSFQNPFILDYKEDQNREVALRHQWTYDMNFQNVDWKWDAGLEWQYADNSANNYGNVNGRKDTIRFADDLNIDRKLFFLQTQIGFEKWQLTLGLSSNLLEYKVDRKVNAFAEPFEFNRNFDNEVIPRVALQYQWTTQNMTFASLSEGFSSPTLDEIRTNEGSINRNLQAERGRTYELGHKYYGNRIQLDATVFYSALRETITTYTNQDGVVLFQNAGATNQLGTEWGLNVNWLDNQAGVLNQINSRTSYNFYEFTFDDYQKREEDFSGNLLTGVPQHTFNQTVAIGLLKSVKLNLHFRYVSETPLTDDNEILADPYHLLNANIDYQLPIEQKVNLFGGMENIFNTTYSLGNDLNAFGGRFYQPAPGRNFYMGVKWKL from the coding sequence ATGTACAGATTCTTAATTTTTCTCATCTGTTTTTGTGCCCTTATGGGTTCAGTTCATGCACAAGAAATCAGAAACGACTCCATCCTAGAAGTGGTAACAGTAACGGGTTTTAGTAAAGGAGAGCAAATCAATAAACAATCTGCCCCGATTGCTTACTTAAGTCCAAAGGAATTGGATAACTTTTCTCCACACAATCCAGTGATGGCCTGGAATACATTGCCTGGGGTTAATTTAGAGCAAAGAGCTATTTCAAGTTACCGAGTCAGCATAAGAGGAAGTTCTATTCGTTCGCCCTTTGGTGTTCGAGACGTGAAAGTCTATTGGAATGGCTTACCTTTTACTGAAGCTAATGGATCAACGGCATTAAACTTATTTAGCAACACCCAAATGCAAGAGTTAGAAGTAGTGAAAGGTCCTGCAGGAAGTTTATTTGGCGCAGGTTTGGGAGGCGTCATGCAAATAAACAATTTTCCTTCTCAGCAAGAAAGCCCGCTCCAAATTCAAGTTTCAGGAGGAAGTTTTAATCAATTGAATGCTGGTGTAAAAGGACAAATTGAATCTGGAAAATGGTCGACTTTTTATGCGGTAGACCACCAACAAAATGATGGATATAGGGATCATAATGCTTTGGATCGGCAAAATTATCAAATTTCTTCTCGCTATCAAATCAATGACAATCACCAACTGGATTTCCATCTTTTGTATAATGATTTGTTTTATGAAATACCAGGAGGTTTAACAGCTGAGCAGTTTGCAGAGGATCCCTCGCAAGCCAGAGCGGGCAGTGCACCTCAAAATTCTTCAATTGATCAAAGAACCGTTTTTTATGGAGTGGGCTATACCAGTTTTTTTGGTGACAATTTAAGTCAATCTACTCATATTGCTGGAACTTACACCTCGTTTCAAAATCCATTTATTTTGGATTATAAAGAAGACCAAAACAGAGAAGTTGCTTTGCGCCATCAGTGGACTTATGATATGAATTTCCAGAATGTAGATTGGAAGTGGGATGCTGGTTTAGAATGGCAATATGCCGATAATTCGGCCAATAATTACGGAAATGTAAACGGTAGAAAAGATACCATTCGCTTTGCAGATGATTTGAATATCGACAGGAAATTATTTTTCCTGCAAACTCAGATTGGCTTTGAAAAATGGCAATTAACTTTAGGCTTGAGTAGTAATTTATTGGAATATAAAGTTGATAGAAAGGTAAATGCTTTTGCCGAACCATTCGAATTCAATAGAAATTTTGATAATGAAGTTATTCCAAGAGTAGCATTACAATATCAATGGACAACCCAAAACATGACCTTTGCTTCCTTAAGCGAAGGCTTTTCAAGTCCGACTTTGGATGAAATAAGGACTAATGAAGGTAGTATCAACAGAAATTTGCAGGCAGAAAGAGGAAGGACGTATGAATTGGGACATAAATATTATGGGAACAGGATACAACTAGACGCTACAGTTTTCTATTCGGCCTTAAGAGAAACGATCACAACTTATACCAATCAAGACGGAGTGGTGCTTTTTCAAAATGCAGGCGCCACCAATCAATTGGGCACGGAATGGGGCTTGAATGTGAATTGGCTTGATAATCAAGCAGGTGTCCTCAATCAAATAAATAGCAGAACGAGCTATAATTTTTACGAATTTACATTTGATGATTACCAAAAAAGAGAAGAAGATTTTTCAGGTAATTTATTGACGGGTGTTCCCCAGCACACTTTCAATCAGACAGTAGCAATTGGATTGTTGAAAAGCGTAAAGCTCAATTTGCACTTCCGCTATGTAAGCGAAACTCCCCTCACTGATGATAATGAAATATTGGCCGATCCCTATCATTTGCTAAACGCCAACATTGATTATCAACTACCTATTGAGCAAAAAGTCAATTTATTTGGTGGGATGGAGAATATTTTCAATACTACCTACAGTTTAGGCAATGATCTCAATGCTTTTGGCGGAAGATTTTATCAGCCAGCTCCTGGACGGAATTTTTATATGGGGGTGAAATGGAAGTTGTGA